Proteins co-encoded in one Melitaea cinxia chromosome 13, ilMelCinx1.1, whole genome shotgun sequence genomic window:
- the LOC123659248 gene encoding serine protease Hayan-like: MKGALGWKAANGSWLFLCGSSLISERFVLTAAHCTKVRKTNLMNPNPEIVRLGAVNIYNSSRSGLADVKIKNIIVHPNYKPPEKYYDIALIELETTVNFTKYVHPACLNTKPAVDIKNNIFTVTGWGETENRTTSHHLLSATVDLFDSNCSNLVLNRNWWGPLDQHLCAGKLDGSVDTCYGDSGGPLQYKLIERKDDGTMHMIVAITTFGARKCAKADTPTVYTQVSTFIEWIENHVWQDEKQIVE, from the exons GGCGCCTTAGGATGGAAGGCTGCTAATGGTTCGTGGTTATTCCTTTGCGGATCGTCATTGATCAGCGAGAGATTTGTATTAACGGCTGCTCATTGTACAAAAGTAAGAAAAACCAATCTAATGAATCCTAATCCCGAAATCGTTAGACTTGGAGCTGtgaatatttat aattcAAGTCGTAGCGGTCTTGctgatgtaaaaattaaaaatataattgtacatCCGAACTATAAACCTCCTGAGAAATACTACGACATTGCTCTTATCGAACTAGAAACTAcagtaaattttactaaatatgtACATCCAGCTTGTTTGAACACTAAGCCTGCagttgacataaaaaataacatttttacagtCACTGGTTGGGGTGAAACGG AAAACAGAACGACTTCACATCATCTTCTTTCTGCAACAGTTGACTTGTTTGATTCGAATTGTAGTAACTTAGTATTGAATAGAAATTGGTGGGGACCGTTAGATCAGCACCTATGTGCTGGTAAACTCGACGGCAGTGTGGACACGTGTTAT GGTGATTCAGGAGGTCCTCTCCAATACAAATTAATTGAAAGAAAAGACGACGGAACAATGCATATGATAGTAGCAATAACTACATTTGGTGCGCGTAAATGCGCTAAGGCAGATACGCCGACTGTGTACACACAAGTGTCTACCTTTATAGAATGGATTGAAAATCACGTGTGGCAAGATGAAAAACAAATTGTGGAATAA